A stretch of Orientia tsutsugamushi DNA encodes these proteins:
- a CDS encoding NADH-quinone oxidoreductase subunit N: MEMLYGIMPEISLLLSALIFQLIGAYSNNTLTHVIAKMAIGFAAILIAILVFHPSWFNGIYWNNTFIVNQSKIYLKIIILIFYIFLTLIYSGYIKVANLKGHSEYIVLMQLGALGGLILVSANDFMVMYLGIEMQGIIGYILTTFNYNNSRSSEAGLKYFILGTVFSAIMLFGISLVYGTTQSIRYDIALHALQNPSSDMVALVAILMILVGVLFKLSIAPFHMWTPDIYDGAPLVVVALFSSLPKISVLALLGNLLSELKFASDAFFYIKMIIMVLACLSLIVGAFGALLQQSIQRFIAYSAILNLGYAVLALVANSSNVIRAEISYFYIIIYAASMLGFIAIIINNFTNRANYLKISHLSGLSNVKKLSSILIAIQMFSLVGIPPFAGFISKYIIFTSILKSSMYELIIMVIAAVVIGSYCYLNIVKVMYFLPATVRFQNSSINFELTLVSISSTVIVISLMIICMFFGEGLSVIV, encoded by the coding sequence ATGGAAATGTTATATGGTATTATGCCAGAAATTTCGCTTCTTTTATCAGCTTTGATTTTTCAGCTAATTGGAGCATATAGTAACAATACGCTAACTCATGTCATAGCTAAAATGGCAATTGGTTTTGCCGCTATATTAATAGCTATTTTAGTATTTCATCCTAGCTGGTTTAATGGTATTTACTGGAATAATACATTTATTGTTAACCAATCTAAAATATACTTAAAAATTATTATTTTAATTTTTTATATATTTCTTACTTTAATTTATTCTGGATATATCAAGGTTGCAAACTTAAAAGGCCATAGTGAATATATAGTACTAATGCAGCTTGGAGCTTTAGGAGGATTAATATTGGTTTCAGCTAATGATTTTATGGTTATGTACCTTGGTATTGAGATGCAAGGAATAATAGGATATATTTTAACGACTTTTAATTATAATAATTCTAGATCATCTGAAGCTGGTTTAAAATATTTTATATTAGGGACAGTTTTCTCAGCTATTATGTTGTTTGGTATATCTTTAGTATATGGTACTACTCAAAGCATAAGGTATGATATTGCTTTGCATGCATTGCAAAATCCAAGCTCTGATATGGTCGCGCTAGTTGCTATACTAATGATACTTGTTGGAGTCTTATTTAAATTGTCTATTGCGCCGTTTCATATGTGGACACCTGATATTTATGATGGAGCACCTTTAGTAGTAGTTGCGTTATTTTCTAGCTTGCCTAAAATTAGTGTATTAGCATTGCTTGGAAATTTATTATCTGAATTAAAGTTTGCTAGTGATGCATTCTTTTATATAAAAATGATAATAATGGTACTTGCCTGCCTATCATTAATTGTTGGTGCATTTGGCGCATTATTACAACAATCAATTCAAAGGTTTATTGCCTATAGTGCAATATTAAATTTAGGATATGCTGTACTTGCTTTAGTTGCTAACAGCTCTAATGTTATTAGAGCTGAAATATCATATTTTTATATTATTATTTATGCTGCTAGTATGTTAGGATTTATTGCGATAATAATAAACAATTTTACTAATCGTGCTAATTATTTAAAAATTAGTCATCTTAGTGGATTATCTAATGTAAAAAAATTATCGTCAATATTAATAGCAATACAGATGTTCTCATTAGTAGGAATTCCACCTTTTGCAGGGTTTATTAGTAAGTATATTATCTTTACTAGTATTTTAAAATCTAGTATGTATGAATTAATAATTATGGTAATAGCAGCAGTTGTGATTGGATCATATTGTTATCTTAATATTGTTAAAGTAATGTACTTTTTACCTGCTACAGTCAGGTTTCAGAATTCAAGTATAAATTTTGAGCTAACCTTAGTAAGTATATCTTCAACAGTAATTGTTATATCATTAATGATTATATGTATGTTTTTTGGTGAAGGTTTAAGCGTTATTGTATAA
- the tilS gene encoding tRNA lysidine(34) synthetase TilS: MNIEVDFCHNMEYFGSFEENPKLAIAVSGGSDSLALMLLVKHWNEKVKGEITVLTIDHHLRSESTSEADYVSSICQNIKLQHVTLHWIHKGITGNIQAQARKARYQLLTNYCQEHDILHLITGHHADDIVENFFIRLLRGAGLAGLSSHNLFFANNVRIIRPLFNITKQDLKKYLEQQNIKWISDPSNSSNKYLRTQVRDLLKSMLISFQHNFTVELLKKRIMLSQMHLTQALESVNNEIIHYVVHAVKIYSAGFAVIDRKLFKKASPEARYAILSYLLMIVGANTKPQRFSSLQHIILHDIQEYNTYKTLHGCIVEYSIEYIIIYREFGRCYPRSQVVSNSVVWDYRFKVVDNRKNNHMNLTIDYLKKSDYHLIKSYVESNQRNAYFNYSRKILFTFPVIKHLEKVVAIPHIKYYSDKTIQESVSFVFEPKLISRWFHYC, encoded by the coding sequence ATGAATATTGAGGTAGATTTTTGTCATAATATGGAGTATTTTGGATCTTTTGAGGAAAATCCAAAGCTCGCTATAGCTGTCTCTGGAGGAAGTGACTCACTGGCTTTAATGTTACTAGTGAAACACTGGAACGAGAAGGTTAAAGGAGAAATAACTGTTTTAACAATAGATCATCACTTGCGTTCTGAATCAACTAGCGAAGCAGATTATGTTAGTAGTATATGTCAGAATATAAAACTTCAGCATGTTACTCTACACTGGATACATAAAGGAATTACAGGTAATATTCAAGCTCAAGCTCGTAAAGCAAGATATCAGTTGTTAACTAACTATTGTCAAGAGCATGACATTTTACATTTGATTACAGGACATCATGCAGATGATATAGTTGAAAATTTTTTCATCAGATTACTTCGTGGAGCAGGATTAGCTGGATTGAGTTCTCATAATCTTTTCTTTGCTAATAATGTTAGAATTATTCGTCCACTATTTAATATTACTAAACAGGATTTAAAAAAATATTTAGAACAGCAGAATATTAAATGGATAAGTGATCCATCTAATAGTTCAAATAAGTATCTTCGTACTCAAGTTCGTGATTTATTAAAATCTATGCTTATTTCTTTTCAGCATAATTTTACAGTAGAATTACTAAAAAAAAGAATAATGCTTAGCCAAATGCATTTAACACAAGCTTTAGAAAGCGTAAATAATGAAATAATTCACTATGTAGTCCATGCAGTTAAAATTTATTCAGCTGGTTTTGCTGTGATCGATAGAAAGCTTTTTAAGAAAGCTTCACCTGAGGCTCGATATGCTATATTATCATACTTACTGATGATTGTTGGTGCTAATACTAAACCTCAAAGATTTTCTTCTTTACAACATATTATTTTGCATGATATACAAGAGTATAATACTTATAAAACTTTACATGGCTGCATTGTTGAATATTCTATAGAATATATTATAATATATAGAGAGTTTGGGCGTTGCTATCCTAGATCACAGGTTGTAAGTAATTCAGTAGTTTGGGACTATAGATTTAAAGTAGTTGATAATAGAAAAAATAATCATATGAATTTAACTATTGATTATTTAAAAAAAAGCGACTATCACTTAATTAAATCATATGTTGAAAGTAATCAGAGAAATGCTTACTTTAACTACAGTAGGAAAATATTATTTACTTTTCCTGTGATTAAACATCTTGAAAAAGTCGTAGCGATTCCACATATAAAATACTATAGTGATAAAACAATTCAAGAAAGTGTAAGTTTTGTTTTTGAACCGAAGTTAATATCACGTTGGTTTCATTATTGTTAA
- the ftsH gene encoding ATP-dependent zinc metalloprotease FtsH, with protein MNNQNRNVLFWATVFIVLVVAFNLLQGESFITSQQQLHLSDFLARVDAKQVSRVKIQGHSLEGELTDGSSFSTYFGNYDNLVNRLNDNGVHIEVLPTSTRMGAFISTIISWFPMLLFIGVWIFVMRQMQSGSSKALYFGRSKAKLMAENSVRVSFKDVAGIEEAKDELMEIVDFLRDPGKFQKLGGKIPKGCLLIGPPGTGKTLLAKAIAGEANVPFFHISGSNFVEMFVGVGASRVRDMFEQAKKNAPCIVFIDEIDAVGRHRGIGLGGGNDEREQTLNQILVEMDGFESNEGVIVVAATNRADVLDQALLRPGRFDRKIVLINPDVKGREKILNVHLQKVKHAADINIKAIACGTFGLSGAALANIVNESALIAAKNNKKEISNEDLEQAKDKIMMGSERRSMALTDEQKRCTAYHEAGHAIVALYVKASDPIHKVTIVPRGSSLGMVMRLPEHDRLNYTKEQLESNIAVALGGRIAEEVIFGKDKVTTGAAEDIKQCTKIARFMVLEAGLSDKVGLQEYTSYYESSSYPNQRGKLAFMSEKNAQMIEDEVTRLINAGYTLAREIITSHSDKLELIANSLLDKETLNGEDVKLLVFSEQKTKVKKKNTQSKIKIASEKNDEAAAG; from the coding sequence ATGAATAATCAAAACAGGAATGTATTATTTTGGGCAACAGTATTTATTGTACTTGTTGTAGCATTTAATTTGCTGCAAGGAGAGAGTTTTATTACTAGTCAACAGCAACTACATTTATCTGATTTTTTAGCTAGAGTGGATGCTAAGCAGGTTAGTAGAGTAAAAATTCAAGGCCATAGTTTAGAAGGGGAACTTACTGATGGTAGTAGTTTTTCAACTTATTTTGGCAATTATGATAATTTAGTTAATCGTCTAAATGATAATGGAGTACATATTGAGGTACTACCTACAAGTACTAGAATGGGAGCATTTATAAGTACTATTATTTCCTGGTTTCCAATGTTGTTGTTTATTGGAGTATGGATATTTGTTATGAGACAAATGCAAAGTGGATCTAGTAAGGCGCTATATTTTGGCAGATCTAAGGCTAAATTAATGGCTGAGAATAGTGTAAGAGTTTCCTTTAAAGATGTTGCTGGTATAGAAGAAGCTAAAGACGAGTTAATGGAGATTGTAGACTTTCTTAGAGATCCAGGAAAGTTTCAAAAATTGGGTGGAAAAATTCCTAAAGGGTGCCTACTAATCGGTCCTCCTGGTACTGGTAAAACTTTATTAGCAAAAGCAATTGCTGGAGAAGCTAATGTTCCATTTTTTCACATTTCAGGTTCAAATTTTGTTGAGATGTTTGTAGGGGTAGGGGCTAGTCGAGTTCGAGATATGTTTGAACAAGCTAAAAAAAATGCTCCTTGTATTGTTTTCATTGATGAAATTGATGCAGTTGGTAGACATAGAGGTATAGGATTAGGTGGTGGAAATGATGAACGCGAACAAACACTTAATCAGATATTAGTTGAAATGGATGGGTTTGAATCTAACGAAGGTGTGATAGTAGTTGCTGCTACTAACCGTGCAGATGTTTTAGATCAAGCTTTATTACGTCCTGGACGATTTGATAGAAAGATTGTTTTAATTAACCCTGATGTAAAAGGTAGAGAAAAAATTCTAAATGTTCATTTACAAAAAGTAAAGCATGCTGCAGATATTAATATTAAAGCTATTGCTTGTGGAACATTTGGATTATCTGGTGCTGCATTAGCCAATATAGTTAATGAATCTGCATTAATTGCTGCTAAAAATAATAAAAAAGAAATTAGCAATGAAGATTTAGAGCAGGCAAAAGATAAAATTATGATGGGAAGTGAACGCCGCTCTATGGCTCTTACTGATGAGCAGAAACGTTGTACTGCTTATCATGAAGCAGGTCACGCTATTGTTGCGTTATATGTTAAGGCTTCAGATCCAATTCATAAAGTAACAATTGTGCCTAGAGGATCTTCTCTAGGTATGGTAATGAGGTTGCCAGAACATGATAGATTAAATTATACTAAAGAACAACTAGAGTCTAATATTGCAGTAGCTTTAGGAGGGCGTATAGCTGAAGAAGTGATTTTTGGAAAAGATAAAGTAACTACTGGGGCTGCTGAGGATATTAAGCAGTGTACTAAAATTGCCAGGTTTATGGTACTTGAAGCTGGTTTAAGCGATAAAGTTGGGTTACAAGAGTATACTTCATACTATGAGTCATCATCATATCCAAATCAAAGAGGTAAGTTGGCTTTCATGTCAGAAAAGAATGCTCAAATGATTGAGGATGAGGTAACAAGGCTAATCAATGCAGGATATACATTAGCTCGAGAAATAATAACATCACATTCAGATAAATTAGAACTTATTGCTAATAGTTTACTGGATAAAGAAACTTTAAACGGTGAAGATGTTAAATTATTAGTATTTAGTGAACAAAAGACTAAGGTAAAAAAGAAAAATACTCAATCAAAAATAAAGATTGCTTCTGAAAAAAATGATGAAGCTGCAGCAGGATAA
- a CDS encoding DNA-3-methyladenine glycosylase: MVLGREFFLQDTNIVSTNLIGKLLCYKNFCGIITETESYIGQDDPACHAAKGMTKRTKIMFGQAGFSYVYFIYGMYYCLNIVTEALNFPAATLIRGIKLIHPPYTHLNGPGKVCKFLGINLTHNAIDITLSKELYIKDIGCTLNYISTPRIGISKGLNKMWRYVITDKEFPSNIFLPS; the protein is encoded by the coding sequence ATGGTTTTAGGTAGAGAATTTTTTTTGCAGGATACAAATATAGTTAGTACCAATTTAATTGGTAAGCTGTTATGTTATAAGAATTTCTGTGGTATTATTACTGAAACAGAAAGCTATATTGGACAAGATGATCCTGCTTGTCATGCTGCTAAAGGCATGACAAAAAGAACTAAAATTATGTTTGGACAGGCTGGATTTAGTTATGTATATTTTATATATGGTATGTACTATTGTCTAAATATTGTTACTGAAGCTTTAAATTTTCCAGCTGCCACTTTAATTAGAGGAATAAAATTAATTCATCCTCCATATACCCATCTTAATGGGCCAGGTAAAGTTTGCAAATTTTTAGGTATTAATTTAACTCATAATGCTATCGATATTACTTTATCAAAAGAATTATACATTAAGGACATAGGCTGCACATTAAATTATATATCTACACCTAGAATAGGTATTTCTAAGGGATTAAATAAAATGTGGCGATATGTTATTACTGATAAAGAATTTCCTTCAAATATTTTCCTACCTTCTTAG
- the tsaE gene encoding tRNA (adenosine(37)-N6)-threonylcarbamoyltransferase complex ATPase subunit type 1 TsaE — protein sequence MVEIKLGNRSATKAFAQHLAVNLKPGSIVTFSGDLGAGKTFICREIIRTICGMNTIVSSPTFNVLQRYQADTFAIYHFDLYRLRDSSEIYELGIEDAWQQNICLIEWPELIEAIIPRPYISIRITMNANLERIISVVNLL from the coding sequence ATGGTTGAAATAAAATTAGGAAATCGAAGTGCCACTAAAGCTTTTGCTCAGCACTTAGCTGTAAATTTGAAGCCAGGATCAATAGTTACTTTCAGTGGAGATTTAGGAGCTGGAAAGACTTTTATATGCAGAGAAATTATTCGTACAATATGTGGAATGAATACTATAGTATCAAGTCCAACTTTTAATGTACTACAAAGATATCAGGCTGATACCTTTGCAATTTATCATTTTGATTTATATCGTCTAAGAGATAGTAGTGAGATTTATGAGCTTGGCATTGAAGATGCATGGCAACAAAATATTTGCTTGATTGAATGGCCAGAACTGATAGAAGCTATAATACCTAGGCCTTACATTAGTATAAGGATAACAATGAATGCTAATTTAGAAAGGATTATTTCAGTTGTAAATTTACTGTAA
- the rodA gene encoding rod shape-determining protein RodA produces the protein MQIYQNRSLVKDKLKMLPFTLILTICIVCFFGLITLYSATGCKFFLRAHKQILYYITFLPIGILLALVDVRYIYKYSYILYFIVCVVLVMVEIAGYKVMGARRWIGISALRIQPSEVAKISVILMLARYFHDISAYKLKKIQYSIVPLLLIAIPITLVIKQPDLGTGIIILLITASMFFAAGITLWIFIITFIAGIILLPIIWNLLHNYQKKRIKVFLNPELDPLGSGYNIIQSKVAIGSGGLSGKGFAQGTQSHLNFLPEPQTDFIFACLGEEFGFIGGFLLLTLYFIIICYSLVVAINVRNTFSKLVAIGIASMLFWHVFINIAMVTGLLPVVGIPLPLISYGGTIIASTLLGIGLVMNSYVNKDVDIVKSHYVS, from the coding sequence ATGCAGATATACCAGAATAGATCATTAGTTAAGGATAAACTTAAAATGTTGCCATTTACATTAATATTGACAATATGCATAGTTTGTTTTTTTGGATTGATAACATTATACTCTGCAACTGGTTGTAAGTTTTTTTTGCGCGCTCATAAGCAAATTCTATATTATATTACGTTTTTACCAATTGGAATACTGTTAGCCTTAGTAGATGTAAGATATATATATAAATACTCGTATATTTTATATTTTATTGTGTGTGTTGTATTAGTTATGGTTGAGATTGCAGGATATAAGGTAATGGGGGCAAGGAGATGGATAGGTATTTCTGCTCTCAGAATTCAACCTTCTGAAGTTGCAAAAATTTCTGTCATTCTAATGCTAGCTAGATATTTTCATGACATTAGTGCTTATAAACTAAAAAAGATACAGTATAGTATAGTTCCACTATTATTAATAGCGATACCAATAACGTTAGTAATTAAACAACCAGATTTAGGCACTGGAATAATTATACTGCTTATTACAGCATCAATGTTTTTTGCAGCAGGAATAACACTATGGATATTTATTATTACATTTATAGCTGGAATAATTCTCTTGCCTATTATTTGGAACCTTTTACATAATTACCAAAAGAAACGCATTAAAGTTTTTCTTAATCCAGAACTTGATCCACTAGGTTCTGGATACAATATTATTCAGTCTAAAGTTGCGATAGGTTCTGGTGGGTTAAGCGGTAAAGGTTTTGCACAAGGAACTCAAAGTCATTTAAATTTTCTGCCAGAACCTCAAACTGATTTTATTTTTGCTTGCCTAGGAGAAGAATTTGGGTTTATTGGTGGATTTCTGCTATTAACTTTATATTTTATAATAATTTGCTATTCTTTAGTAGTTGCAATTAATGTAAGAAATACTTTTAGCAAATTAGTTGCAATTGGCATTGCTTCTATGCTTTTCTGGCATGTTTTTATTAATATTGCTATGGTAACAGGGTTACTACCTGTTGTTGGAATTCCCTTGCCGTTAATATCTTATGGAGGAACGATAATTGCTTCTACGCTTCTTGGGATTGGACTAGTTATGAATAGTTATGTCAATAAAGACGTTGATATAGTTAAATCGCATTATGTATCATAA
- the mrdA gene encoding penicillin-binding protein 2, which yields MLNNKVHQNRLINRRAFLLLIGKLGLLCMLAGRLFHLQIFQSSKYKILSDKNRVNIVLLIARRGKILDCNGNVLAFNKRAYQIKANKKTLAQNQYVALDLLYDILNFSTEKREQINQKILTSKNLYEVLIMDNISWDELAAIEENSLNLPGIYIDCMEYRTYTYPLSTSHILGYTAWPNDAERANLNIEHTRIQIGKRGLEKHFEEDLRGTCGFEKIEVDARGLKVRELDTIPSIPGKDIALSIDVNLQNKLYEMFDDRVGAAILTDVNTGKIKALVSVPGYNINAFPRRISTKDWKALLDNPNLPLVSRASQSLYPPGSIFQLVTVLAALESGVNSKLTVYCNGKSFMNDTNFSCWNHRGHGNVDMLSAIKYSCNSYIYHLASLIGYNAIFAMARKLGFWRRAVVNLPNELVGNLPTPEWKKRKTKQRWILGDTLNVAIGQGYITTTPLQLARMITSIANGKQLLQLSLTLDEDGYHKNLNINAGHIDFIRQALKAVINNESSGTAYSLHSDKTKLIISGKTGSAQVGSSLQSQAAHGLFVGFSTTNKPEYAVAVILEHGGQIGIKSAATIAKSILIEASTL from the coding sequence ATGTTGAATAACAAAGTACATCAAAACAGATTGATTAATCGCAGAGCTTTTCTATTATTGATAGGGAAATTAGGTCTATTATGTATGTTAGCTGGTAGACTTTTTCACTTACAAATTTTTCAATCTAGTAAATATAAAATTTTATCAGATAAAAATAGGGTTAATATTGTATTATTAATAGCTAGGAGAGGAAAAATTTTAGATTGTAATGGTAATGTTTTAGCATTTAATAAGCGTGCTTATCAAATTAAGGCAAATAAGAAGACTCTAGCTCAAAATCAATATGTTGCTCTTGATTTACTATATGATATTTTAAATTTTAGTACCGAAAAGCGTGAACAAATTAACCAAAAAATACTTACTAGTAAAAATCTTTATGAAGTTCTTATTATGGATAATATTTCATGGGATGAGCTAGCTGCAATAGAAGAAAATTCATTAAATTTACCAGGTATATATATTGATTGTATGGAATATAGAACCTATACTTATCCATTATCAACATCACATATTTTAGGTTATACAGCATGGCCTAATGATGCTGAAAGGGCAAATTTAAATATAGAACACACTAGAATCCAAATTGGAAAAAGAGGTCTTGAAAAACATTTTGAGGAAGATCTTAGGGGAACTTGTGGCTTTGAAAAGATTGAAGTAGATGCTAGAGGCCTAAAGGTTAGAGAGCTTGATACTATACCTAGTATTCCTGGTAAGGATATAGCATTAAGCATTGATGTTAATTTGCAAAATAAACTTTATGAGATGTTTGATGATAGAGTAGGGGCTGCAATATTAACTGATGTAAATACTGGAAAGATTAAAGCTCTAGTTTCAGTTCCAGGTTATAATATTAATGCTTTTCCTAGAAGAATTAGTACAAAGGACTGGAAAGCGCTTCTAGATAATCCTAATCTACCATTGGTTAGTCGTGCTTCACAATCGTTATATCCTCCTGGTTCAATATTTCAATTAGTAACTGTACTTGCAGCTTTAGAATCAGGAGTTAATTCTAAGTTAACTGTGTATTGTAATGGTAAAAGCTTTATGAACGATACTAATTTTAGCTGTTGGAATCATCGTGGGCATGGTAATGTTGACATGCTTAGTGCAATTAAATATTCGTGTAATAGTTATATTTATCATCTTGCTAGTTTGATTGGCTATAATGCTATTTTCGCAATGGCTAGAAAGTTAGGATTTTGGAGAAGGGCTGTAGTAAATCTTCCGAATGAACTAGTTGGAAATTTACCTACGCCAGAATGGAAAAAACGAAAAACAAAACAACGATGGATATTAGGTGATACACTGAATGTGGCTATTGGGCAAGGATATATTACTACTACTCCTTTGCAATTAGCAAGAATGATTACTAGCATTGCTAATGGCAAGCAATTATTGCAGTTAAGTTTGACTTTAGATGAAGATGGTTATCATAAAAATTTGAATATTAATGCAGGTCATATTGACTTTATTCGTCAAGCTTTAAAGGCTGTTATTAATAATGAAAGTAGTGGTACTGCTTATTCTTTGCATAGTGATAAAACTAAGCTAATAATTTCAGGTAAAACAGGTAGTGCTCAAGTAGGATCATCTTTGCAAAGTCAAGCTGCTCATGGGTTATTTGTTGGATTCTCTACTACTAATAAGCCTGAATATGCTGTTGCAGTGATTTTAGAACATGGTGGACAAATCGGAATTAAATCTGCAGCTACAATTGCTAAAAGTATTTTGATCGAAGCATCAACTTTATAA
- a CDS encoding UbiD family decarboxylase — translation MAYKNFQQFLELLQTKNLLHHISEPVFANLEITEISRRVFNNNGPALFFSNVLDDHGNKYQYPVVSNLFGTMERIALGLGGDISYLKEIGNLLAFLRQPNPPSSFKEILKLLPIARKVISMPPRIVSTGACQSIVMKEVNLYSLPIQKCWPDDVSPLITWPLVVTKGPTSDQVDQFNLGVYRLQLIGKDKLLMRWLKLRGGAQQYLRWSQTAKHQSFPAAAVIGADPATILAAVMPLPENVSEYNFASLLRGSNINLVNCLTIDLKVPAEAEIILEGEVSFDDYQNEGPFGDHTGYYNEVEKFPVFTVKAITMRPNPVYLTTYTGKPPDEPSVIGEALNEIVIPLIQKQFPEILDFWLPPEGCSYRIAIVSIKKDYPGQAQRIMMGVWSFLRQFIYTKYVIVVDNDINIRNWKEVMWAISTRTDPQRDTTIINNTPIDYLDFASPESGLGSKMGIDATNKMYPETTRKWGKKIDMPQDLVDTVTQKWHLYGFNKNIM, via the coding sequence ATGGCATATAAAAATTTCCAGCAGTTCTTAGAATTACTACAAACAAAAAATTTATTACACCATATTTCAGAACCTGTATTTGCTAATCTTGAGATTACAGAAATTAGTCGTAGAGTATTTAACAATAATGGGCCAGCTCTTTTTTTTAGCAACGTGTTAGATGATCATGGAAATAAATATCAGTATCCAGTAGTATCTAATCTGTTTGGTACAATGGAAAGAATTGCATTAGGGTTAGGTGGAGATATTTCCTATTTGAAGGAAATTGGAAATCTACTAGCCTTTTTAAGGCAGCCAAATCCTCCGTCTTCTTTTAAGGAGATTTTAAAATTATTGCCAATTGCAAGAAAAGTGATAAGTATGCCTCCTAGAATTGTATCAACAGGAGCATGCCAATCAATAGTAATGAAAGAAGTGAACCTATATTCCTTGCCAATTCAAAAATGTTGGCCTGATGATGTTAGCCCTCTAATTACTTGGCCTTTAGTTGTTACTAAAGGTCCTACATCTGATCAAGTTGATCAATTTAATTTAGGAGTATATCGATTGCAATTGATAGGAAAAGATAAATTATTAATGCGATGGTTAAAACTTAGGGGTGGAGCTCAGCAATATTTAAGATGGTCTCAAACCGCAAAACATCAGTCTTTTCCTGCAGCTGCTGTTATTGGAGCTGATCCAGCAACAATTTTAGCTGCTGTTATGCCATTACCAGAAAACGTTTCAGAGTATAATTTCGCTAGCTTATTGAGAGGAAGTAATATTAATCTGGTTAATTGTTTAACTATTGACCTCAAAGTGCCAGCTGAAGCTGAAATAATCTTAGAGGGAGAGGTTAGCTTTGATGATTATCAGAATGAAGGGCCTTTTGGAGATCATACTGGCTATTACAATGAAGTAGAAAAATTTCCAGTTTTTACTGTTAAGGCTATTACTATGAGACCTAATCCTGTATATTTAACTACTTATACTGGCAAACCTCCAGATGAACCATCTGTTATTGGCGAAGCATTAAATGAAATTGTGATACCGTTAATTCAAAAACAATTCCCTGAAATTTTGGATTTTTGGCTTCCTCCTGAAGGGTGTTCATACCGAATTGCAATTGTCAGCATCAAAAAAGATTATCCAGGCCAAGCTCAGCGAATAATGATGGGAGTTTGGTCTTTTTTAAGGCAATTTATCTATACTAAATATGTTATTGTAGTAGATAATGATATTAACATACGCAATTGGAAAGAAGTAATGTGGGCAATATCAACTAGAACAGATCCTCAAAGAGATACTACAATAATTAATAATACTCCAATTGATTACTTAGATTTTGCTTCTCCAGAATCAGGACTAGGCAGTAAAATGGGTATTGATGCTACCAACAAAATGTATCCTGAAACTACAAGGAAATGGGGTAAAAAAATAGACATGCCTCAGGATTTAGTTGATACAGTAACTCAAAAATGGCATCTTTATGGATTTAATAAAAATATTATGTAA